The DNA window AAGCTCAGGCCGTTCACAATCTGATCCTCACAGCGGTGGACGGAGGCGTGCCCGCGCGCTCTGGGACGGCCAGCATCATTGTGCGCGTTCTCGACACTAACGACAACGCCCCAAAATTTGAAAAagacatttacaaaataaatctaATGGAAAACGCCCCGATTGGAAGCCTCGCTGTGAAGCTGAACGCAACAGACCTGGACGAAGGCTCCAATTCAGACATCGTTTATTCCTTTAGTCTTTACACTTCAGAGAAGACGCAGGAGACGTTTAGTCTCAACCCTGAAACTGGAGAGATCAGAGTTAAAGAGATGATCAACTACGAGGACTTCAGGATTTACGACATGGAGGTCATAGCGAGAGATAAAGGTATGAACAGTCTCTCTGGACAAACTAAAGTGAGCATTTTAATCACAGATATGAATGACAACCACCCCGAGATCTCCATCAAGTCCTTCACTAGTCCAGTGAAGGAGGACGTGGCCGTGGGGTCAGTGATTGCAGTGGTCAGTGTCAGTGATAAAGACTCAGGAGAGAATGGGGAGATTGATCTTCATATTTCTGATCAGTTGCCCTTTTCCCTGAAGGAATCCTCTGATAATTATTATGAGCTGGTGGTGTCAGAGCCGTTGGACCGGGAGAGGGTCCCGGAGTACGACATCACCTTCACCGTCACGGACAGAGGAATCCCCCCGTTATCTGACAACGAGACCATGACTTTAGAGCTGCTGGACGTCAACGACAACGTCCCCCGGTTCCCGCAGTCCTCCTACGTCATCCGGGTGAAGGAGAACAACGGCCCCGGAGATCTACTGGGCTCCCTCACCGCCCACGACCCCGACCTCCATGAGAACCAATACCTGGTGTACTTCATCCTGGAGAAGGAGATCGTCAACACCTCCATGTCCATGCTGTTCTCCATCAATCCAGAGAACGGGAACCTTTACGCCCTGAAGACGTTTGATTACGAGATGGAGAAGGAGTTCCTCTTCCACGTGGAGGCCAGAGACTCGGGCGTTCCTCCGCTCAGCAGCAACGTGAGCGTCCACATCGTCATCATGGACCAGAACGACAACACGCCGCTGATCGTGTCTCCGTGGCGCGCGCACGGCTCCGTGGTGGAGGAGAGAATCGCCAGGTCCACGGACAAAGGCACTCTGATCTCCAAAGTGATCGCTATCGACGCGGACTCTGTGCACAACTCCCGCGTGACGTACCAGTTCCTCCAGAACACCGACGCTACCTTGTTCAGCCTGGACCAGTACAACGGAGAGATCCGGACCATGAGGATGTTCAGCTACAGAGACTCGCGCCACCAGCGGCTGGTGGTGATCGCCAAGGACAACGGAGAGCCCTCCCTCTCCGCCACGGTCACCATCAAACTGTCCACGGTGGAGACGGCGCTGAAGACCTACGCGGACATGACGGAAGTGCCTTTGGAGTACGACATCTTCTCGGACTTGAACCTGTACCTGGTGATCGGACTGGGCTCGGTGTCCTTCCTCTTACTGATCACCATCTTGGTCACCATCGTGCTGAAGTGTCAGAAAGCCAAGCCCAGCAAAGCAGCTCCTCCCTGCAGGAACAGTGTGATCAGTGAGAGGAACTCCACCATCGCCGACTCCACGCTGGTCTCCAACGATGCCTACTGGTACAGTCTGTTTCTAGCAGAGACCAGGAAAGGGAAGCTGGTGGTGCGGCAGCCTGTGCCAAAGGGGTCGAGGTACATCGTGTCCAGCATCCCGAGGGGCACAGGACTCACCGAGACCAGCGACTCCGCCGCCTCCACTCTGCAGGTAGGACTGGTGTGAATTCATAGTGCATCTTCCTTAGCACAGGAGTCAACCAATAGTTGTTTTTTCTCCTGAGATCTGCagcaaatctgttttttttttctgttggagCACCAGTGTCactatatttaaaatttcagaatagattttaataatgagagttttctaTTTAAAATCTCTTAGTCATGGTTTCATCCAGGAAGCATGTTTAGGACGTATCAAGCAGGTTCTCACTCAAACTCTCAGATAAAACATCACTGTGGGGGTACACTCAATGGTTCATATTCAGGACGTTTATTTAAGGAACATAATGATACTgtgtttaaagttgtgttgactTCAAAtcctccatttcatctccaggtcttctatgatattattttttatttttcacagttCTGTAATTAAACTACACAAATACTAATACAATTATTCTAGAGGAGAGAATGCAATATACCTTTAGGGAAAacagctggactttaacaccactgttgtatgtttttaaaggtacatttacctTTAGGAACTATTATGAaccctttttttctgacagtgcagtGACATTTTAGACCTCATTCTCACACACGTATCAACCTTAACATTATcacctccatgtttctacacccactctcctttctctcaactccactgaccacacatcaGCCCTTTgaggttctacaattacagactatagtccatctcttgctctgtGTACTTTGTTTGCTctctttcaccatgttcttcagtgATCCAGACCCccgcaggaccaccacagggcaggtatggtttggatggtggatcatcctcagcgctgcagtgatacGTACgtagtggtgatgtgttagtgtgtgttgagctgctacgagtggatcagacacagcagagctgctggagtttttaaacactgtgtccagtcactgtccactctgttagacactcagacctcattggtccaccttgtttTGGTTGGTGAATTATTcacagttcagcagtgacactaagtgGTTTTAAATCTTGAGAAggcctgctgtgtctgatccactcttatcagcacatcacacactaacaccaccaccaccaccaccaggtcagtgtcactgcagtgctgagaatgatccacccaaATCCTACCTGCCCTGAGGTGGTCTTCTGGGATCCGactcctgaccattgaagaacacgTTGGTGAGAAGGTAACAATtaatgcagagcaatagatggactacagtgtgtaattgtagaactacaaagtgctcctgtgtggtcagtggagctgagagtatggagagtgaatgtagaaacaaggaggttgttataatgttgtggttgattggtgtacatatacatacatcGACTTGGAATATCTAAGTTCTCATTTCAGTTTGAAGCAGAAGTGAAATCATTAGTTAAGAGCACAACAAAGGCAataattctgtttatttattctgaCACCACGTGGTGTACATCGTTGGATCCTCACTCTTGAAGGATGTTCtcacagtgttttaaatttGTAACAAATACAAATCACAGCCACAAAACCTTTGTATTCAACAGATAAACATTCTGGCTTCTTGAATGTACCTCAAACcatttgaattaaattaatacactttaaattaataaaacaattatttgaaTTTCTGGATTTTTCCCACCCCCCTCAATTTAATTCAGGATCAAATGTGGACTCACACAGTATTATGAAAAAATGGAGTAATGGCCTTGTAATTGACGTCTGTAAAGAAATACCAGTACAAATGTAAACATGCAGATGAGTCTGAAGTTACAATGGAGTTTTACAGAAGTTGAGCTGCGTTTGGATTCAGctgaaggaaaagaaaagaaataaactggtcccaaaaagagagctgtcattaaatataaatgatataaaacTCTTTAATGCAACACTTCATAAAAAAAGTAATCAAATCCTAATGACAATGTATAGAGTTCAGAACagtacagagaacacacttagTCTCAGTGTGAAGGGGTTGAGAGAAGACTCAGTGCTGATCCTGTGGCAGGGAAAGGATGGGTGTATTAGTCACTGAAGGAGTGTCAGTAATATTCACCAGTGTGAAGTGTTAGGGAATGGAAGGTAAACGTTATTTTTAAAGACTGTGGTGTTAATGATGTCTCACTAAAAGTCTTCTGTTCAGTTTCTTATCATGACGGTTAACAAGCACTTTGTGTTCTGgatgagcgtgtgtgtgtgtgtgtgtgtgtgtgtgtgtgtgagggcttACAGTGTATGGCTGATATTTCTAGAGGCTCTTTAAGTCTGAAATATTTCGTACAGCTCTCCATTGTGTGATAGATTTCATGGATTTTATTCCTAAGCCCTATTTCCTGCTACATTCACAGGATCTATCCAATAATCATTAGGACAATGCTGCGTGTGAATTACGTGGTGAACACGCGTGATTCTGTGGTCACAGTGTGATCGTATTGTGCAGCACTTTGGCCCACGCTTGCTGATACCTGAGTGCACTTTATTAACAGATGTTTTGACGAAACCCGTTCTAGATCCGCGGGTTTCTCGCTTATATTTCCTTCCTCATTTCCATCTGATGTTATCTTCTTAATATTCCTTTTGAAGTGACTTGATCGTCTAAGGAACATTAGTCAGTGTTGTTGCGGAGGTGTACCGACTTCCCTCGTGCGCAAAGAGTCGCTGTTCATcaggaaaatgtatttttccgcCATGACCGTGACGCATGAAGAAGGCAGGGTGTCTGTCTTTGTCCGCACATCGGTTCAGTCCTTCCTCCGGAGACCTACCGCGGGCGTTTCTTCTCCTTgggattttttatttacagctcATTGTCTTTAAAAGTGGTCTTCGGTTTGCATTTCACTGAGAGCGCACAAAGAACGGAGGCGACCATGAAAAGCCAGGCTCCGTTAAGGTACGTCCTGCTCTTCTTCGTGTTTTCTGCCGTGTTTAAACCAGCACCTGCTGTGACACATTACTCTGTGCCGGAGGAAATGGAGGAAGGGTCCGTGGTCGCCAATTTGGCCACTGATTTAGGACTAGATgtgaaaacattaaacaaacgGAAAATGCGCTTGGACGCGATTGCCTCGAAAAAATACCTGGATATCAACAAAGACACGGGCGAGCTGTACATCGTACAAAAGATAGACCGAGAAAATCTTTGTAATTCCAAAATGACATGTTTTCTAAAACTGGATGCCACCATTGATAACCCAGTGCGGATGTTTAATATCGAGGTAGAGATCGTAGATATTAACGAC is part of the Hoplias malabaricus isolate fHopMal1 chromosome 4, fHopMal1.hap1, whole genome shotgun sequence genome and encodes:
- the LOC136694959 gene encoding protocadherin alpha-C2-like, with the translated sequence MERMEPRRYVSLSLLFSALFIGATAVTHYSIPEEMEEGSVVANLATDLGLDVKTLSRRKMRLDIISSKKYLEINKETGELYILEKMDREYLCSSKTATTCFIKMEVILDDPVRIFNIEIEIVDINDNAPQFRRDTIHLDISESTSAGERFSLSNAVDPDIGSNSIKTYYLSESEHFDIEIQTGRDGSKFADLILRRVLDREAQAVHNLILTAVDGGVPARSGTASIIVRVLDTNDNAPKFEKDIYKINLMENAPIGSLAVKLNATDLDEGSNSDIVYSFSLYTSEKTQETFSLNPETGEIRVKEMINYEDFRIYDMEVIARDKGMNSLSGQTKVSILITDMNDNHPEISIKSFTSPVKEDVAVGSVIAVVSVSDKDSGENGEIDLHISDQLPFSLKESSDNYYELVVSEPLDRERVPEYDITFTVTDRGIPPLSDNETMTLELLDVNDNVPRFPQSSYVIRVKENNGPGDLLGSLTAHDPDLHENQYLVYFILEKEIVNTSMSMLFSINPENGNLYALKTFDYEMEKEFLFHVEARDSGVPPLSSNVSVHIVIMDQNDNTPLIVSPWRAHGSVVEERIARSTDKGTLISKVIAIDADSVHNSRVTYQFLQNTDATLFSLDQYNGEIRTMRMFSYRDSRHQRLVVIAKDNGEPSLSATVTIKLSTVETALKTYADMTEVPLEYDIFSDLNLYLVIGLGSVSFLLLITILVTIVLKCQKAKPSKAAPPCRNSVISERNSTIADSTLVSNDAYWYSLFLAETRKGKLVVRQPVPKGSRYIVSSIPRGTGLTETSDSAASTLQVGLV